From a single Mycolicibacterium mengxianglii genomic region:
- a CDS encoding ABC transporter substrate-binding protein, with product MNDKLTIPAFNRRNFFRGAAVTGAAVAVPSWLLSACSNAGPTTTATSAGGVTTLKATHGTGFCNLGIFLVKERNLAEADGGALDFVVTPTNADIVTLFGAGQVDVSLIPYTQFMTLYDAGAPVTIVAGGGVEGCSIVAQPGINSAADMAGKTLGTFQADTLEMLPYDYLKKAGLSFGDVQVRYFGTSPELAQAFISGSVDSICHIEPYATQALNARSGAVKLSDGKDVYGPGYTDCVLAVRNPLLQENPEAVKALIKGLFLAQQQTEQDRESAVQATVGSYFKTDFQDAMDASTKQPNIVDQRSKSQFMLDRAVGMKDLGYLKALPDEKIFDWSLLEQVVAENQDLYKSLKAKTA from the coding sequence ATGAATGACAAGCTGACCATCCCAGCATTTAACCGCCGCAACTTTTTTCGCGGCGCGGCTGTAACCGGCGCCGCAGTTGCCGTGCCTTCATGGCTGCTGTCGGCCTGTTCCAATGCGGGGCCCACAACCACCGCCACCAGCGCCGGCGGAGTGACCACCCTGAAAGCCACGCACGGCACCGGCTTCTGCAACCTCGGCATCTTCCTTGTCAAAGAACGCAATCTCGCCGAAGCCGACGGCGGCGCCCTCGACTTCGTCGTCACGCCGACCAACGCCGACATCGTGACGCTGTTCGGCGCGGGACAGGTTGACGTGTCGCTCATTCCGTACACGCAGTTCATGACGCTGTATGACGCGGGCGCACCGGTGACCATCGTCGCGGGCGGCGGCGTCGAGGGCTGCTCCATCGTCGCGCAGCCGGGGATCAACTCCGCTGCCGACATGGCCGGTAAGACGCTGGGCACGTTCCAGGCCGACACCCTGGAAATGCTGCCGTACGACTATCTGAAGAAAGCGGGCCTGTCGTTCGGCGACGTGCAGGTGCGCTATTTCGGCACCTCCCCCGAACTCGCCCAGGCTTTCATCAGCGGGTCGGTGGACAGCATCTGTCACATCGAGCCCTACGCCACCCAGGCACTCAACGCGCGCAGTGGCGCGGTGAAACTGTCCGACGGCAAGGACGTGTACGGGCCGGGTTACACCGACTGTGTGCTCGCCGTGCGCAACCCGCTGCTCCAGGAGAATCCCGAGGCGGTCAAGGCCCTCATCAAGGGTCTGTTCCTGGCGCAACAGCAGACCGAGCAGGACCGTGAGTCGGCCGTGCAGGCCACCGTCGGGAGCTATTTCAAGACCGACTTCCAAGACGCCATGGACGCCTCGACCAAACAGCCCAACATCGTCGACCAGCGCTCCAAGTCGCAGTTCATGCTCGACCGCGCAGTCGGTATGAAAGACCTCGGCTACCTGAAAGCCCTGCCCGACGAGAAGATCTTCGACTGGTCACTCCTGGAGCAGGTCGTCGCGGAGAACCAGGATCTGTACAAGTCGCTGAAGGCCAAAACCGCATGA
- a CDS encoding TetR/AcrR family transcriptional regulator encodes MPTPVRGLSQPERVEVSARRLLQAAAQLIVEKGWEATTAAEIGRRAGYSRTMVHARYGGKDAILDAFLHEYVSRLDPGPQPDTLGLQQVLAHFDRICDLHTADPELLRAMFVATFEAVKTTSPLRERVHAQLRNAATQVEAGLRAGIHDGSIRHDIDVRAAVDDITSAVFGAGFQWVVATDDHDLEQEIGAVRDRVIRDYAHPAQ; translated from the coding sequence GTGCCCACTCCCGTCCGCGGGCTTTCGCAACCGGAGCGCGTCGAGGTCTCGGCCCGTCGCCTGCTGCAGGCCGCCGCCCAGCTGATTGTCGAGAAGGGTTGGGAGGCAACCACAGCCGCAGAGATCGGCCGACGCGCGGGGTACAGCAGGACGATGGTGCACGCCCGCTACGGTGGTAAAGACGCCATTCTGGACGCCTTCCTACACGAGTACGTCAGTCGACTCGATCCCGGTCCGCAACCCGATACCCTCGGGCTGCAGCAGGTGCTGGCACATTTCGACCGGATCTGTGACCTGCACACCGCCGATCCCGAGTTGCTGCGTGCCATGTTCGTGGCGACCTTCGAGGCCGTGAAGACCACGTCCCCGCTCCGGGAACGGGTGCACGCACAGCTGCGGAACGCGGCTACACAGGTGGAGGCAGGACTGCGCGCCGGCATCCATGACGGTTCCATTCGCCATGACATCGACGTCCGTGCTGCCGTCGACGACATCACCTCAGCAGTGTTCGGTGCCGGGTTTCAATGGGTGGTGGCGACCGACGACCATGATCTCGAGCAAGAGATCGGCGCGGTCCGAGACCGGGTCATTCGCGACTACGCGCACCCCGCGCAGTAG
- a CDS encoding amidohydrolase family protein: MTTLFRNALVVAMDDEHRSQPFRADVLVVDDRIDAVGPDLPVPEGATVVDATDRLMMPGLVNAHVHSWEALFKGRYDNLPLELWMLLSYPILGVEPMSDRLVYLRTLLVGLESLRNGATCLLDDVIEMPTQSLSALDAVFRGYEDIGIRANCSGNIVNRPYIDSIPFVEDVLPAELLAEARAMPPRTVEEYLMTSKEALSRYDGRAGRLRYVIAPSGPQRCTDDLFVAANELSREHDTTFHVHVLETKMQAVTGREFYGSTLVEHLDSLGVLSDRATLAHGIWLTDSDITRLGEVGASVAHNPISNLKLGSGIAPWRALLDAGVNLGLGSDGLSSNDSARMFDVVKSAALLHKVTQPDYTTWPTADEVLWAATRGGARSARLGSEVGAIAPGRKADFLMLDLRSVNFTPVNDIAQHLVYVENGESITEVWVNGQVVVRDGRCLLIDEDAVLEEIRELGGEYLKKFAKVEDINRVFEPYIRDIYQRCCGEPMGINRFSGDERAWVGAL; encoded by the coding sequence ATGACAACGCTTTTCCGCAACGCGCTCGTCGTTGCGATGGACGATGAGCACCGCAGTCAGCCGTTCCGGGCCGACGTGCTCGTGGTCGACGACCGGATCGACGCCGTGGGGCCGGACCTGCCGGTGCCCGAGGGCGCCACCGTGGTGGACGCCACCGACCGGCTGATGATGCCGGGCCTGGTCAATGCCCACGTCCACTCGTGGGAGGCGCTGTTCAAAGGCCGCTATGACAATCTTCCGCTGGAACTGTGGATGCTGTTGTCCTATCCGATCCTCGGGGTGGAGCCCATGTCGGACCGCCTGGTCTACCTGCGCACCCTGCTCGTGGGCCTGGAGTCGCTGCGCAACGGCGCCACCTGCCTGCTCGACGACGTCATCGAAATGCCCACCCAGAGCCTGTCGGCGCTGGACGCTGTCTTCCGCGGCTATGAGGACATCGGCATTCGGGCCAACTGCTCGGGCAACATCGTCAACCGGCCCTACATCGACTCGATCCCGTTCGTCGAGGACGTGCTGCCTGCCGAGCTGCTCGCCGAGGCCCGGGCGATGCCCCCGCGCACCGTCGAGGAATACCTGATGACCAGCAAGGAGGCACTGTCGCGCTACGACGGCCGTGCCGGCCGGCTGCGGTACGTGATCGCCCCGAGCGGTCCACAGCGCTGTACCGACGACCTGTTCGTCGCGGCCAATGAGCTGTCCCGAGAGCACGACACGACGTTCCATGTCCACGTGCTGGAAACCAAGATGCAAGCCGTCACCGGACGCGAGTTCTACGGATCGACGTTGGTGGAACATCTCGATTCACTCGGTGTGCTCAGCGACCGCGCGACGCTGGCCCACGGGATCTGGCTCACCGACAGCGACATCACCCGCCTGGGCGAGGTGGGCGCGTCGGTGGCACACAACCCGATCTCCAATCTCAAGCTCGGGTCCGGCATCGCGCCCTGGCGGGCGCTGCTGGACGCAGGTGTCAACCTCGGCCTGGGCTCCGACGGTTTGTCGAGCAACGATTCGGCGCGCATGTTCGACGTCGTGAAATCTGCTGCGCTGCTGCACAAAGTGACGCAACCCGACTACACCACCTGGCCGACGGCCGACGAGGTCCTGTGGGCCGCCACCCGCGGCGGTGCCAGGTCGGCCCGGCTGGGTTCGGAGGTCGGCGCGATCGCGCCGGGCCGCAAGGCCGATTTCCTGATGCTGGACCTGCGTTCGGTGAACTTCACGCCGGTCAATGACATTGCTCAGCACCTGGTGTACGTCGAGAACGGCGAATCGATCACCGAGGTGTGGGTGAACGGGCAGGTCGTGGTCCGTGACGGCCGGTGCCTGCTCATCGACGAGGATGCCGTGCTGGAGGAGATCCGCGAGCTCGGTGGCGAGTACCTGAAAAAGTTCGCCAAGGTGGAGGACATCAACAGAGTGTTCGAGCCGTACATCCGCGACATCTACCAACGCTGCTGCGGCGAGCCGATGGGCATCAACCGCTTCAGCGGCGACGAGCGCGCCTGGGTCGGTGCGTTGTGA
- a CDS encoding nuclear transport factor 2 family protein, whose amino-acid sequence MTPTAVPPVPSARSAREVVELYNLQVWNQRDFDLAPELFADNVIRHDVGESHVLTRAQAVQRVLDLCQAFDDIQFKLNVVVAGDDDEHVTIVYESTMTNTDGSAVVIASMEVFRVVAGQIAEVYNCGYKQGVWN is encoded by the coding sequence ATGACGCCCACCGCGGTTCCCCCGGTACCCAGCGCGCGCTCGGCACGTGAGGTCGTGGAGTTGTACAACCTGCAGGTGTGGAACCAACGCGACTTCGATCTGGCTCCGGAGCTGTTCGCCGACAACGTTATTCGCCACGATGTGGGTGAGTCGCACGTGTTGACCCGGGCGCAGGCAGTGCAGCGGGTGCTCGATCTGTGTCAAGCGTTCGACGATATCCAGTTCAAACTCAACGTCGTGGTCGCCGGCGACGACGACGAACACGTGACGATCGTCTATGAATCGACGATGACCAACACCGACGGATCGGCGGTGGTCATTGCCAGCATGGAGGTGTTCCGCGTGGTGGCGGGGCAGATCGCCGAGGTCTACAACTGCGGCTACAAACAAGGAGTCTGGAATTGA
- the hydA gene encoding dihydropyrimidinase, with the protein MSLLVKGARVVTAADDYIADVYVADDTVTTIGAQLDIPADQVIDAAGCYLLPGGVDPHTHLGFDQGSTITSDDYATGTVAAAFGGTTTVVNFAQQRRGQHLRAAIDDGLAAAQGKAVIDYAQHIVITDLAAGSLDQIDELAAEGVTSIKMFMAYPGQLMVDDATMFQVLERAGQVGSLCCIHAENGPVIDVLVRRALAEGRTNPSWHGRTRPELAEAEATHRAIALAEMAESPVYFVHLSCAEALDQVTGARDRGRPVFAETCPHYLFLDSSVYDDESFDTAKYVLTPPLRPARHQADLWRGLRTDDLQVVSTDHCPFCLNGQKTIGANDFSMIPNGGPGIEHRLQLLYSGGVVAGHLSLRRMVDVFATTPARLFGMYPRKGTIAVGSDADFVVFDPNGSTTISAATHHMNVDYSLYEGWRLTGAVRTVVAAGRAIVDNGVFVGKHGAGRYIARDASGQP; encoded by the coding sequence GTGAGCCTCCTGGTCAAGGGGGCGCGGGTGGTCACAGCCGCCGACGACTACATCGCCGACGTGTACGTCGCCGATGACACCGTGACCACGATCGGCGCGCAGTTGGACATCCCGGCCGACCAGGTCATCGACGCCGCGGGTTGCTATCTGCTGCCGGGCGGGGTGGATCCCCACACCCACCTCGGTTTTGATCAGGGCTCCACCATCACCTCCGACGATTACGCCACCGGCACCGTCGCCGCCGCATTCGGTGGCACCACGACCGTGGTCAACTTCGCCCAGCAGCGCCGTGGCCAGCATCTGCGCGCAGCCATCGACGACGGTCTGGCCGCCGCTCAGGGCAAGGCCGTCATCGACTACGCCCAACACATCGTGATCACTGATCTGGCTGCGGGCTCGCTGGACCAAATCGATGAGCTGGCTGCCGAGGGCGTCACCAGCATCAAGATGTTCATGGCCTATCCAGGCCAGTTGATGGTCGACGATGCGACGATGTTCCAGGTGCTCGAGCGTGCCGGTCAGGTCGGCTCGCTGTGTTGCATCCACGCCGAGAACGGGCCGGTGATCGACGTCCTGGTACGGCGGGCGCTGGCCGAAGGGCGCACCAATCCGTCGTGGCACGGACGCACCCGCCCGGAACTCGCGGAGGCCGAAGCGACGCACCGGGCCATTGCACTTGCCGAAATGGCGGAATCGCCGGTCTATTTCGTTCATCTGTCGTGCGCGGAAGCACTCGACCAAGTGACCGGCGCCCGGGACCGCGGTCGGCCGGTGTTCGCCGAAACCTGTCCGCATTACCTGTTCCTGGACTCCAGTGTCTACGACGACGAGTCATTCGACACCGCGAAGTACGTGCTGACGCCGCCGCTGCGACCGGCCCGACACCAGGCAGATCTGTGGCGTGGGCTTCGTACCGACGACCTGCAGGTGGTCTCCACCGATCACTGCCCGTTCTGCCTCAACGGCCAGAAGACCATCGGCGCCAACGATTTCTCGATGATCCCCAATGGCGGACCGGGCATCGAACACCGGTTGCAGTTGCTCTATTCAGGCGGTGTGGTGGCAGGGCACCTGTCCTTGCGCCGCATGGTCGACGTGTTCGCAACCACGCCGGCCCGGTTGTTCGGTATGTACCCGCGCAAGGGCACCATCGCGGTCGGCTCGGACGCCGACTTTGTGGTGTTCGATCCCAACGGCTCGACGACCATCAGTGCCGCCACTCACCACATGAACGTCGACTACAGCCTCTACGAGGGGTGGCGACTCACAGGTGCGGTACGGACCGTGGTCGCGGCGGGCCGAGCGATCGTGGACAACGGTGTCTTCGTCGGTAAGCATGGTGCGGGGCGTTATATCGCACGAGATGCCAGTGGACAGCCGTAA
- a CDS encoding TIGR03857 family LLM class F420-dependent oxidoreductase: protein MTDRVLDELGYYLLAGAGGEGPATLMDEARRGEQLGFGTAFISERWNVKEASSLVGAACAVTERMQIATAATNHNTRHPLITGSWATTMHRLSKGRFTLGIGRGIAAMYGAFGVPTVTTAQMEDFAQVMRRLWHGELIFDHDGPLGKYPVLFLDPDFDEDIRLGLVAFGPNTLALGGRAFDDVILHTYFTPETLQRAVKTVKTAAEQAGRDPASVKVWSCFATVGDHLPEELRLKKTVARLATYLQGYGELMVTTNGWDPAVLERFRGDAVVQSIPGGIDHKASAEQIEHIATLLPDEWLEPSATGSAAQCVARIRKEFDYGADAVIMHGATPDELEPIVAEYRRTV from the coding sequence TTGACCGATCGCGTACTCGACGAGCTCGGCTACTACCTGCTGGCCGGAGCCGGCGGCGAGGGCCCCGCGACGCTGATGGACGAGGCCCGGCGCGGCGAACAACTGGGTTTCGGAACGGCATTCATCTCCGAACGCTGGAACGTCAAAGAGGCGTCCTCTCTGGTCGGCGCGGCGTGCGCGGTGACCGAGCGGATGCAGATCGCGACCGCGGCAACAAACCACAACACCCGCCACCCGTTGATCACCGGGTCCTGGGCCACCACCATGCACCGATTGTCGAAAGGCCGCTTCACTCTCGGCATCGGTCGCGGCATCGCTGCGATGTACGGGGCCTTCGGGGTGCCCACGGTGACCACGGCGCAGATGGAGGACTTCGCGCAGGTGATGCGCCGGTTGTGGCACGGCGAACTGATCTTCGACCACGACGGCCCCCTCGGGAAGTATCCGGTGCTGTTCCTGGACCCCGATTTCGACGAGGACATCCGCCTGGGACTGGTGGCCTTCGGGCCCAACACTCTGGCGCTGGGCGGCCGCGCGTTCGATGACGTCATCCTGCACACCTATTTCACCCCGGAGACGTTGCAGCGGGCCGTCAAGACGGTCAAGACGGCTGCCGAGCAGGCGGGCCGTGACCCGGCTTCGGTCAAGGTGTGGTCCTGCTTCGCGACGGTCGGCGACCACCTGCCCGAGGAGCTGCGGCTGAAGAAAACCGTCGCCCGGCTGGCCACGTATCTGCAAGGCTACGGCGAGCTGATGGTGACCACCAACGGCTGGGATCCCGCTGTGCTGGAACGGTTCCGTGGCGACGCAGTTGTCCAGTCGATACCCGGCGGAATCGACCACAAGGCCAGTGCCGAGCAGATCGAGCACATCGCCACCCTGCTTCCGGACGAGTGGTTGGAGCCCTCTGCCACCGGCTCGGCCGCACAGTGCGTCGCACGTATTCGCAAGGAGTTCGACTACGGCGCCGACGCCGTGATCATGCACGGCGCCACCCCTGATGAACTGGAACCGATCGTCGCGGAGTACCGCCGGACGGTGTGA
- a CDS encoding carbon-nitrogen hydrolase family protein, whose translation MTALVVAAVQLPACTGDLEKNLEVAEAAVTDAAAAGAELVVLPELATTPYFAGEPAGAYRDWAQPIPGPHTERIAALAQRFGITVVFPLFEKDCATDTFHNSAVVIDRGDIIPAVDRAGIAHPVARKLHLPIADTPAPGFDEAAHFTPGNWLGVHEVGGYRLGVLVCYDRRFPEPWRELRALGVDLVVVPVAGSGGDSTDFFHGELRTHARENGVFAVAANKVGVEWVGGHPIDNFGESCFAGPDGELIARRPREAGAGLLLAELDLGSLSDTRRALRYFEHRRTDLFPSAKEIS comes from the coding sequence GTGACGGCGCTTGTCGTCGCCGCAGTCCAACTCCCCGCGTGCACTGGCGATCTCGAGAAGAACCTCGAAGTCGCTGAGGCCGCCGTCACCGATGCCGCCGCGGCGGGGGCAGAACTCGTGGTCTTGCCGGAACTGGCCACCACACCGTACTTCGCGGGTGAGCCGGCCGGAGCATACCGGGACTGGGCACAACCCATCCCGGGACCACACACCGAGAGGATCGCCGCACTGGCGCAGCGATTCGGGATCACCGTGGTGTTCCCGTTGTTCGAAAAAGACTGCGCCACAGACACATTTCACAACTCCGCGGTGGTCATTGACCGCGGCGACATCATCCCGGCGGTTGACCGGGCGGGCATTGCGCACCCGGTCGCACGCAAGCTACACCTGCCGATTGCCGATACCCCGGCCCCCGGGTTCGACGAAGCAGCCCATTTCACGCCGGGCAACTGGCTGGGTGTACATGAAGTCGGCGGGTACCGACTCGGCGTACTGGTTTGTTATGACCGCCGGTTCCCGGAGCCCTGGCGCGAACTGCGCGCTCTGGGGGTTGATCTCGTGGTGGTGCCGGTTGCCGGCAGCGGCGGCGACAGTACCGACTTCTTCCATGGTGAATTGCGTACCCATGCCCGGGAAAACGGGGTGTTCGCTGTCGCGGCGAACAAGGTCGGCGTCGAATGGGTGGGCGGGCACCCCATCGACAACTTCGGTGAATCGTGCTTCGCCGGGCCCGACGGTGAACTGATCGCACGCCGGCCCCGGGAAGCCGGAGCCGGACTGCTGCTTGCCGAACTCGACCTGGGTTCCCTGTCCGACACGCGGCGGGCACTGCGTTACTTCGAGCACCGCCGCACAGATCTGTTCCCCAGCGCCAAGGAGATTTCATGA
- a CDS encoding ABC transporter ATP-binding protein, with amino-acid sequence MTAVQPTGAVTCRAVTKVFDHTSPEVLAVDGIDLDVAAGEFIVILGPSGCGKSTLLSMIAGLESITSGSIEADGEPVTEPGPDRCMIFQQSSLYPWLSVADNVSFGLKLRGVPKSERREIAEDLLHTMGLSGFADHHPDGLSGGMRQRAAIARALAMRPRVLLMDEPFAALDVQTRTKLQNYVTRLRDESGASVLFVTHSVDEAVALADRIVVFTARPGRIKAIVNVEIDRPRDSHSPEYHALHDHLVDLLADEVDRAFAEQERIRA; translated from the coding sequence GTGACTGCCGTACAACCAACCGGCGCGGTGACCTGCCGCGCGGTTACCAAGGTCTTCGACCACACCAGTCCGGAAGTGCTTGCGGTGGACGGGATCGACCTCGACGTCGCCGCGGGAGAGTTCATCGTCATCCTCGGTCCGAGCGGGTGCGGGAAGAGCACCTTGCTGTCGATGATCGCCGGCCTGGAGTCGATCACGTCGGGCTCGATCGAAGCCGACGGTGAGCCGGTCACCGAACCGGGGCCCGACCGCTGCATGATCTTCCAGCAGTCGTCGCTGTACCCGTGGCTCTCGGTTGCCGATAACGTCAGCTTCGGTCTGAAGCTGCGCGGGGTCCCCAAGAGTGAACGCCGCGAGATCGCCGAGGATCTGCTGCACACGATGGGCCTCAGCGGTTTTGCCGACCACCACCCCGACGGCCTGTCCGGAGGTATGCGTCAGCGAGCGGCGATTGCCCGGGCGCTGGCGATGCGGCCGAGGGTACTGCTGATGGACGAGCCGTTCGCGGCACTGGACGTCCAGACGCGGACCAAGTTGCAGAATTACGTCACCCGGCTTCGTGACGAGAGCGGCGCGTCAGTGCTCTTTGTGACGCACAGCGTCGACGAAGCCGTTGCACTGGCCGACCGGATCGTGGTGTTCACTGCCCGCCCCGGCCGCATCAAGGCCATCGTGAACGTGGAAATCGACCGGCCACGCGACTCCCACTCACCGGAATACCACGCCTTGCATGACCACCTGGTGGACCTGCTGGCCGACGAGGTGGATCGCGCCTTCGCCGAGCAGGAAAGGATTCGTGCGTGA
- a CDS encoding GntR family transcriptional regulator, whose amino-acid sequence MADNDGLGAITSLPTQTRRKTYEHVYRALRHALITGRIPEGTHLVETELADQLGVSRTPVRDALRRLESDGFVARGTAGGLWSRGISPDEIEDLFLLRTELDKLAARLACERAKPEQWAEPKSLIVAMGAAIDRFGAGSEEFGQAHLAFHTSIYRIAFGSRFAGLLDNYLLQCLDVAAELSYRDPASVLPAVQQHEDLLAELSCGDVVRAVAAAEAHVRRSADDAHRASSDTALS is encoded by the coding sequence ATGGCTGACAACGACGGACTGGGGGCCATCACCTCGTTGCCCACCCAAACACGCCGTAAGACTTACGAACACGTCTACCGGGCGTTGCGGCACGCACTGATCACCGGCCGCATACCGGAGGGCACCCACCTGGTGGAGACGGAGTTGGCCGATCAACTCGGGGTGAGCAGGACACCGGTGCGCGACGCACTGCGCCGGCTGGAAAGCGACGGGTTCGTGGCGCGGGGCACCGCAGGTGGCCTCTGGTCACGCGGGATCAGTCCCGACGAGATCGAGGACTTGTTCTTGCTACGTACCGAACTGGACAAGCTGGCCGCCCGACTGGCCTGCGAGCGGGCCAAACCGGAACAGTGGGCCGAACCCAAATCGCTGATCGTGGCCATGGGTGCGGCAATCGATCGATTCGGCGCTGGCTCAGAGGAATTCGGCCAGGCGCATCTGGCGTTTCATACATCGATCTACCGGATCGCCTTCGGCAGCAGGTTCGCTGGGCTCCTGGACAATTACTTGCTGCAGTGCCTGGACGTGGCAGCCGAACTGAGCTACCGGGACCCGGCAAGCGTGCTGCCGGCGGTTCAGCAGCATGAGGACCTGCTCGCAGAACTGTCGTGTGGCGATGTCGTCCGAGCCGTGGCCGCCGCGGAGGCCCACGTGCGACGAAGCGCTGATGACGCCCACCGGGCCAGTTCCGACACTGCCCTTTCTTGA
- a CDS encoding ABC transporter permease produces the protein MSITTAAGVGVRTEAKKPTNSRPHRYRRIAASAGWWIASVALFAGIWELAWALGWAPELLLPPPHIFLQDFSSQAQFFDTARIGAEQASPVVAVLTTVMATVLRVLAGLALGFVASLVTGVLISQFRVVRGLVLPAVTLLAPISPIAWLPVSIFLFGIGNAPAVFMVFIGVYFVMTLATLSLIYDVPITYINVARTMGATRRQTLLQVILPSVLPGILQSLRMNLFAAWMVVLLAEAVGVGSGLGQVVMLARNTFNADLVFFAMTVIGLSGYLLDVLFRQLQNRLLWWQPMTNGGGK, from the coding sequence ATGAGTATCACCACTGCCGCCGGCGTGGGCGTGCGCACAGAGGCGAAGAAGCCCACGAATTCCCGCCCACACCGCTATCGCCGGATCGCGGCGTCCGCGGGGTGGTGGATCGCGTCGGTCGCACTGTTCGCCGGGATCTGGGAGCTTGCGTGGGCGCTGGGTTGGGCCCCGGAACTACTACTGCCGCCGCCGCATATCTTCCTGCAGGACTTCAGCAGTCAGGCACAGTTCTTCGACACGGCAAGGATCGGCGCCGAGCAGGCATCGCCTGTGGTCGCGGTGCTGACGACGGTGATGGCGACAGTGCTGCGGGTGCTCGCCGGACTCGCACTCGGCTTTGTGGCCAGCCTGGTCACCGGCGTGCTGATCAGCCAGTTCCGCGTTGTCCGCGGGCTTGTCCTGCCCGCCGTGACCTTGCTGGCGCCGATTTCGCCCATCGCCTGGCTGCCGGTATCGATCTTCCTGTTCGGTATCGGTAACGCCCCCGCAGTGTTCATGGTGTTCATCGGCGTGTACTTCGTCATGACGCTGGCCACCCTGAGCCTGATCTACGACGTCCCGATCACCTATATCAACGTGGCGCGCACCATGGGCGCCACCAGGCGACAGACCCTGCTGCAGGTGATCCTGCCGTCGGTGTTGCCGGGGATTCTCCAGAGCCTGCGGATGAACCTGTTCGCCGCGTGGATGGTGGTGCTGCTCGCCGAAGCGGTTGGCGTGGGCTCCGGCCTCGGCCAGGTAGTGATGTTGGCGCGCAACACCTTCAACGCCGACCTGGTGTTCTTCGCAATGACGGTCATCGGGTTGAGCGGATACCTGCTCGACGTGCTGTTCCGTCAACTCCAGAACCGGTTGCTGTGGTGGCAGCCCATGACGAACGGAGGCGGCAAGTGA
- a CDS encoding ABC transporter substrate-binding protein codes for MSDDRLVLTHGCSLSNLPLFVAVGEGLFADEGLRVEAPYFCDISSTAELLASGVADLGTAAFTQPLIDAFRPDPPVMVAGSGLMGISVLTREPVTDAAALAGQPVGTFRSDPMEVLLHDVLAAAGLRMSDVDLRYFDVLTDAIDAWNAGELAAVSLAEPFAGRIRAAGGHVLSDGTELWGNPFPDTTLVVSAKFLRERPEQVRAAIRAMLRADQLIQADLPAAVRHAAEFYPGFELEELVAAARRQPARVDIRDMTSAVYARWDSLRSLGLVPDNATAPDNAVMFDLLNAELSAETIKEPAR; via the coding sequence ATGAGCGACGACAGACTGGTTCTCACCCACGGCTGCTCGCTGTCGAATCTCCCATTGTTCGTCGCCGTCGGAGAGGGCCTCTTCGCTGATGAAGGCCTGCGCGTCGAGGCGCCCTACTTCTGCGATATCAGCTCCACCGCAGAGCTTTTGGCCAGCGGGGTGGCAGACCTCGGCACCGCCGCATTTACTCAACCGTTGATCGACGCCTTCCGACCCGACCCGCCCGTCATGGTTGCCGGAAGCGGTCTGATGGGCATTTCTGTCCTGACCCGCGAACCCGTCACAGACGCCGCAGCTCTGGCCGGCCAACCCGTCGGCACCTTCCGTTCGGACCCCATGGAGGTGCTGCTGCACGATGTGCTGGCCGCGGCGGGACTTCGCATGTCCGATGTGGACTTGCGCTACTTCGACGTACTCACCGACGCCATCGATGCTTGGAACGCAGGCGAATTGGCCGCAGTGTCCCTGGCCGAGCCGTTCGCGGGAAGGATCCGCGCTGCTGGCGGGCACGTGCTCTCCGACGGCACCGAACTGTGGGGAAACCCGTTCCCGGACACCACCTTGGTGGTATCGGCGAAGTTCCTGCGAGAGAGACCAGAACAGGTACGCGCCGCCATCCGGGCCATGCTGCGGGCCGACCAGCTGATCCAGGCCGACTTACCCGCTGCGGTCCGGCACGCCGCCGAGTTCTACCCCGGCTTCGAATTGGAGGAGCTGGTGGCAGCCGCCCGCCGCCAGCCGGCCCGGGTCGACATCCGCGATATGACTTCGGCCGTATACGCCCGCTGGGACAGCCTGCGATCACTGGGCCTGGTCCCCGACAACGCCACCGCACCCGACAACGCCGTCATGTTCGATCTGCTCAACGCCGAGCTCAGCGCCGAAACCATCAAGGAGCCCGCCCGATGA